The proteins below come from a single Drosophila kikkawai strain 14028-0561.14 chromosome 3R, DkikHiC1v2, whole genome shotgun sequence genomic window:
- the LOC108075634 gene encoding prolyl 3-hydroxylase sudestada1 isoform X1, with translation METASTSPFKLRHKDKAEDGGHEEKEDADGLVGTSDGEPQKKLLRLAGPQPVQEVRLNDAYQQREVAKWLQTAWTGKKGDTKEEQTGAQVFGDPFQICLMPGMLAEGQSRALVAEITQKVHWSRKQMDLYEFYQSTDLSNMPSCRLLTNFLQVLRKQVRPWLEKVTNLKLDYVSASCSMYTCGDYLLVHDDLLKDRQVAFIYYLSPWDGAEEWTEAQGGCLEIFGSDDQCFPQFPVQRKIAPKDNQFAFFKVGSRSFHQVGEVTTFDYPRLTINGWFHGETNEAFVADSLRAFPRLNYHQPDSVNKPPLGLLLNNVYLKSATRRSIQKRIEENSEICLYEFFKREKFELARAQLMADTDTLKWRRQGPANAHNYEVLDLTTARGTIQELLQLFRSDAMFDLLRDFTDLDLAGPDAARPTCSVELQRWSHGNYTVLGDGLASEENTLDLVYYLNAADGAAVITYLSPDAELPAEKAPMDARRADYDGEEEDESVLLTITPVDNALNIVYRCEGTTKFTKYVSRNTPLEKGPVFVISCSYKE, from the exons ATGGAAACGGCAAGCACCAGTCCGTTTAAGCTCAGACACAAAGACAAGGCCGAAG ATGGCGGCcacgaggagaaggaggacgCGGACGGGCTGGTGGGCACCAGCGACGGTGAGCCACAGAAGAAGCTGCTCCGCTTGGCCGGGCCCCAACCTGTCCAAGAAGTCCGGCTGAACGACGCTTATCAGCAGCGGGAAGTTGCCAAGTGGCTGCAGACGGCCTGGACGGGGAAGAAGGGCGACACCAAAGAGGAACAAACTGGGGCCCAAGTGTTCGGGGATCCCTTCCAGATCTGCCTGATGCCGGGCATGCTGGCCGAGGGCCAAAGCCGGGCGCTGGTCGCCGAGATTACCCAGAAGGTGCACTGGTCGCGCAAGCAAATGGACCTGTACGAGTTCTACCAGAGCACCGACCTCTCCAACATGCCCAGTTGCCGACTGCTCACCAACTTCCTGCAGGTGCTGCGCAAACAAGTGCGGCCGTGGCTGGAAAAGGTGACCAACCTGAAACTGGACTACGTGTCAGCCTCCTGCAGCATGTACACCTGCGGCGACTATTTGCTCGTGCACGATGACCTTCTTAAGGACCGGCAGGTGGCCTTTATCTACTACCTTTCGCCCTGGGATGGGGCTGAGGAGTGGACTGAGGCGCAGGGCGGATGCCTGGAGATCTTTGGCAGCGACGACCAGTGTTTTCCACAGTTCCCGGTACAGCGAAAGATCGCCCCTAAGGATAACCAGTTCGCCTTCTTCAAGGTGGGCTCCCGCTCCTTCCACCAGGTGGGCGAGGTGACCACATTTGATTACCCGCGTCTAACCATCAACGGGTGGTTTCATGGCGAGACCAACGAGGCCTTCGTGGCCGACTCCCTGCGCGCCTTTCCCCGCCTGAACTATCACCAGCCGGATAGCGTGAATAAGCCTCCGCTGGGCCTGCTCCTGAACAACGTGTATCTGAAGAGCGCAACACGGCGAAGCATCCAAAAACGGATCGAGGAGAACTCTGAAATCTGCCTGTACGAGTTCTTTAAGCGGGAAAAGTTTGAATTGGCACGTGCGCAGCTCATGGCGGATACGGACACCCTCAAGTGGCGGAGACAGGGACCTGCAAATGCGCACAACTACGAGGTTCTGGATTTGACCACTGCCCGGGGCACGATCCAGGAGCTCCTGCAGCTTTTCCGCAGCGATGCCATGTTCGACTTGCTTCGCGATTTCACAGATCTGGATTTGGCCGGACCAGATGCCGCCAGGCCAACGTGCAGCGTGGAGCTGCAGCGCTGGTCGCACGGCAATTACACAGTGCTGGGCGACGGTCTGGCCAGCGAGGAGAATACTTTAGACCTGGTCTACTACCTGAATGCGGCGGATGGGGCGGCGGTGATCACGTACCTCTCGCCCGATGCCGAGTTGCCGGCGGAGAAGGCACCGATGGATGCCAGGCGGGCGGACTACGAcggcgaggaggaggatgagtcGGTATTGCTCACCATTACGCCCGTGGACAATGCCCTGAACATTGTCTACCGGTGCGAGGGCACCACCAAGTTCACCAAATACGTGTCACGTAACACGCCCCTAGAGAAGGGAcctgtttttgttatttcctgCAGCTACAAGGAGTAG
- the LOC108075462 gene encoding 39 kDa FK506-binding nuclear protein-like has protein sequence MFKSFGLKMKPGSRYDCCTLKSLHISGVAVEKGNMAKIYLKSQKKTFILATVSQKIPQASLDLNFSGSEQITFTAKGNATVSLWGYWTGNDDSDNEEPLKVKVVKPSPKANAKKKGAKEENGVASAEEKDDDADEEGKSGKKESLDSGEENLSLIVNVDNDEENEIGEKEASDSDEEEVDPPKGKIAKLSPRTTAMKKKFKK, from the exons ATGTTCAAGTCTTTTG GTTTGAAAATGAAACCTGGGAGCAGGTACGATTGTTGCACTCTGAAATCTCTGCACATATCGGGTGTCGCCGTGGAGAAGGGCAATATGGCCAAGATTTACCTAAAGTCCCAGAAGAAAACGTTCATTTTGGCCACTGTGTCGCAAAAGATTCCCCAGGCGTCGCTGGACTTAAACTTTAGCGGGAGCGAACAGATTACGTTCACCGCGAAAG GCAATGCCACGGTTTCTTTATGGGGCTACTGGACTGGCAATGACGACTCGGATAACGAAGAGCCGCTCAAGGTCAAGGTGGTCAAGCCATCGCCCAAGGCTAATGCCAAGAAGAAAGGTGCCAAGGAGGAGAATGGCGTCGCTTCTGCGGAGGAGAAAGACGATGATGCTGATGAGGAGGGCAAGAGTGGTAAAAAAGAATCCCTAGACTCCGGTGAAGAGAACTTGTCACTTATAGTAAATGTAGATAATGATGAGGAAAATGAGATTGGTGAAAAAGAGGCCTCAGACTCTGATGAAGAGGAGGTAGATCCACCCAAGGGCAAGATTGCCAAACTATCACCGAGGACCACTGCCATGAAGAAAAagtttaagaaataa
- the LOC108075634 gene encoding GPI transamidase component PIG-S isoform X2 → METASTSPFKLRHKDKAEDRYRIGATVAFIVVIIGIGVPMWWHTTTVYRVDLPSSDILSLSERPIKTAVQVAIFTQQPSRGQLLISELQSAFSDSEIWAVEFKQLSPTERTVQEAHTPAALEKLLLKEYPQSMGDFMFIEWPKLQEELLLTTERSALMRSDTSSNKIAQLLHAKILQTYRINQILSTDDRMGIKSEAPQPTYEVIVSVLNPKPRLTHAQWNIALAVKTYIEPWLAQVSGVSNYTVRTQWKYRVAIEAEVKQVRDQSRLGRHYALQESALPHLLTSIAQNLSASTTDKPAINLVVYIPPCHTAPLHIYNSKDQLLTRNGVDAFISPPWGGFIIANPPERVCLAAINDEPPVPYHVSTTDNMQVMLDQLHKLLDISSELHIDGVKVVDIEQLEPRRWEYEAYLRRSAIRHISTASSTLQSLIKLLDQISYIVIDDEVGAAITNSYTDILAAKAALLEHRLGDASALAKRAFVASERGFFDASLLAQLYFPDEQKYAIYIPLFLPIMVPVLSSFNMLRGVLQARRKQKSA, encoded by the exons ATGGAAACGGCAAGCACCAGTCCGTTTAAGCTCAGACACAAAGACAAGGCCGAAG ATAGATACCGAATCGGGGCCACAGTTGCTTTCATTGTGGTCATCATTGGCATTGGCGTACCGATGTGGTGGCACACCACAACCGTCTACAG AGTCGATTTGCCCTCTTCGGACATTTTAAGCCTTAGCGAGAGGCCCATCAAAACGGCTGTGCAGGTGGCCATCTTCACCCAGCAGCCCAGTCGTGGCCAGTTGCTCATCAGCGAACTGCAGAGTGCCTTCAGCGACAGTG AAATATGGGCTGTGGAATTCAAGCAACTATCACCGACGGAAAGGACAGTCCAGGAGGCTCATACGCCCGCGGCTTTGGAGAAGTTGCTGCTGAAGGAATACCCCCAGAGCATGGGCGACTTTATGTTCATCGAGTGGCCCAAACtgcaggaggagctgctgctcacCACCGAACGTTCGGCCCTGATGCGAAGTGATACAT CCTCCAACAAGATTGCCCAGCTGTTGCATGCCAAGATCCTGCAGACATATCGCATCAATCAGATTTTGAGTACGGACGACAGGATGGGTATCAAGTCGGAGGCCCCGCAGCCCACCTATGAGGTGATTGTCTCCGTTCTGAACCCCAAGCCCCGGCTGACCCATGCCCAGTGGAACATTGCCTTGGCTGTGAAGA CGTACATTGAGCCTTGGCTGGCACAGGTGTCGGGCGTGTCCAACTATACAGTGCGCACGCAATGGAAATACCGCGTGGCCATTGAGGCTGAGGTTAAGCAGGTGCGCGACCAAAGCCGCCTAGGACGCCACTACGCTCTGCAGGAATCCGCCCTGCCCCATCTGCTCACCTCGATTGCCCAGAACCTGAGTGCCAGCACCACAGACAAGCCGGCCATCAATCTGGTGGTGTACATACCACCCTGCCACACAGCTCCTCTGCACATCTACAACAGCAAGGATCAACTGTTGACGCGGAACGGTGTGGATGCATTTATATCGCCGCCGTGGGGAGGCTTCATCATTGCCAATCCGCCCGAGCGTGTTTGCCTGGCCGCCATCAACGATGAGCCGCCGGTGCCGTATCATGTCAGCACCACGGACAACATGCAGGTGATGCTGGATCAGCTGCACAAGTTGCTCGACATTAGCAGCGAGCTGCACATTGATGGGGTCAAGGTGGTGGACATCGAACAGTTGGAGCCCCGTCGCTGGGAGTACGAGGCGTATCTAAGGCGCAGTGCTATTCGTCACATTTCCACGGCCAGCAGCACGCTGCAGAGCCTCATCAAGCTTTTGG ATCAAATCAGCTACATTGTGATAGACGACGAGGTGGGCGCCGCCATAACGAATTCCTACACCGACATTTTGGCCGCCAAGGCCGCCCTCTTGGAGCACCGCTTAGGCGATGCCTCGGCTTTGGCCAAGCGCGCCTTTGTGGCCTCGGAGCGGGGTTTCTTCGATGCCAGCCTGCTGGCCCAGCTGTACTTCCCCGACGAGCAGAAGTACGCCATTTACATTCCGCTCTTCCTGCCCATTATGGTGCCCGTGCTGAGTTCCTTCAACATGCTGCGCGGCGTGCTGCAGGCCAGGCGGAAACAAAAAAGTGCATAA